One window from the genome of Paenibacillus azoreducens encodes:
- a CDS encoding N-acyl-D-amino-acid deacylase family protein — MLDIIIENGRLVDGTGNPWYFGQLGIKDGVITHAGRTDDEALERIDAKSQVVAPGFIDGHCHSDLLILDQPDSEFKMQQGVTTEVVGNCGLAPAPYFKERAAELKNYIEPVIGRTDWPWPWENIEEYLQYLAKSPASENVSTYVAHGALRISVMGFANRPATKDELNRMKMLLENGLKAGAIGLSIGLLYAPGSYTPKEELAELCKVVAAYGGLFSTHIRGEGNNLLASVREVIWIAEHSGVSLHISHLKAAGRINWGQTQDAIALIDEARSRGMDVTCDVYPYSAGSTTLTTVLPPWVLEGGIDATLERIADPAIRAKIKQELREEQTDWDNLVCSTGWQSVFVSSVPSAAGKLLEGKHILEIGELWGMDPEDAALELLARENGQVSIVYFHMSEEDVREVIRYDYSLVASDSLGCVTGKPHPRSYGTFPRLFAEYVRNKQTLTLEQAVRKITSFPAQRFKLGKRGLLVPGYAADIVIFDPATIADTATYQDPMRYPEGISAVLVNGKKTMEHRQHTHERPGIFIPVQHCCRH, encoded by the coding sequence ATGCTCGATATCATTATTGAAAACGGAAGACTTGTGGATGGAACGGGGAACCCATGGTATTTTGGACAGCTCGGCATCAAAGACGGGGTCATTACGCATGCGGGCCGAACCGACGACGAAGCATTGGAGCGGATCGATGCCAAAAGCCAAGTGGTGGCGCCGGGATTTATCGACGGGCATTGCCATTCCGATCTGCTTATATTGGACCAACCCGATAGCGAATTTAAAATGCAGCAGGGTGTGACGACGGAAGTCGTTGGGAACTGCGGCCTCGCCCCGGCCCCTTACTTCAAAGAACGGGCTGCCGAGCTGAAAAATTATATCGAACCCGTCATCGGACGCACCGATTGGCCGTGGCCATGGGAGAATATCGAGGAATATTTGCAGTATTTGGCTAAGTCGCCGGCATCCGAAAATGTTTCTACTTACGTAGCGCATGGCGCTTTGCGTATCTCCGTGATGGGTTTTGCGAACCGCCCGGCCACAAAGGATGAACTGAACCGGATGAAAATGCTGCTGGAAAACGGATTAAAGGCAGGAGCCATCGGCCTATCGATCGGCCTTCTCTACGCGCCCGGCAGCTATACGCCCAAAGAAGAACTGGCCGAGCTGTGCAAAGTGGTTGCCGCGTATGGCGGCTTATTTTCGACGCACATCCGCGGTGAGGGGAATAACCTGTTAGCTTCGGTTCGGGAGGTCATCTGGATTGCGGAACATAGCGGCGTATCCCTGCATATCAGCCATCTAAAAGCGGCGGGCCGGATTAATTGGGGCCAGACGCAGGACGCGATCGCCCTGATCGATGAAGCGAGAAGCCGCGGGATGGATGTCACCTGCGACGTGTATCCGTATTCGGCCGGTTCGACCACGTTGACGACGGTGCTGCCTCCCTGGGTGCTGGAAGGCGGAATTGATGCGACGCTGGAGCGGATCGCCGACCCCGCCATTCGAGCGAAAATCAAGCAGGAGCTGCGGGAAGAGCAGACCGACTGGGATAACCTGGTGTGCTCCACCGGCTGGCAGAGCGTATTTGTTTCCTCCGTTCCGTCCGCAGCGGGCAAACTGCTTGAAGGCAAGCATATTCTGGAGATCGGCGAATTATGGGGCATGGATCCGGAAGATGCGGCGCTTGAGCTTTTGGCAAGGGAAAACGGCCAGGTATCCATCGTCTATTTTCACATGTCGGAAGAAGATGTGCGGGAAGTGATCCGCTATGATTATTCTTTGGTCGCGTCAGACAGCCTAGGTTGCGTAACGGGCAAACCGCATCCTCGTTCCTACGGCACGTTTCCGAGACTTTTTGCCGAATATGTACGGAATAAGCAAACGCTGACCTTGGAGCAGGCTGTCCGTAAAATAACTTCATTCCCCGCCCAACGTTTCAAACTTGGCAAACGCGGGCTCTTGGTTCCGGGGTATGCCGCGGACATCGTTATTTTTGATCCGGCCACGATTGCGGACACCGCTACATATCAGGACCCGATGCGTTATCCGGAAGGCATTTCCGCCGTGCTGGTGAATGGCAAAAAAACGATGGAACATCGTCAGCATACGCATGAACGTCCGGGTATTTTTATTCCGGTGCAGCACTGCTGCCGGCATTGA
- a CDS encoding alanine racemase, whose product MKLTRESLETPCILIDENIVQRNIDHMADCAARNQVKLRPHIKTHKIPEFALKQLAQGAEGITVAKVGEAEIMAEHGIDDIFIAYPVVTPAKIKRIIALAHKKRMIVGVESIEGARNLSKEATAAGIILPVRLEIDTGLARTGAAPDKAVDLAQQIAALPGLDLSGIFTFKGAVFKGAGTLDLAAAGLEEGTIMVEMAEKLRAAGIPIRDVSVGSTPTAPYAAAVEGVTEIRPGTYIFYDRMLAVMGACSEEDWAAKVLVTVVSVPAADRLVVDGGSKTFATDVQPGQHPLHLKGFGEIIGHPDAVFEKMNEEHGMIRTSGPHGLHVGDVLEIVPNHICPTVNLHNEVYVSTAGVIRAVPVPARGKLA is encoded by the coding sequence ATGAAGCTGACCAGAGAATCGCTCGAAACGCCTTGCATTCTGATTGATGAAAATATTGTGCAGCGCAACATCGATCATATGGCGGACTGTGCCGCCCGCAACCAGGTGAAGCTCCGTCCGCATATTAAAACGCATAAAATTCCCGAGTTCGCGCTTAAACAGCTGGCCCAAGGGGCTGAAGGCATTACCGTCGCCAAGGTTGGCGAAGCCGAAATTATGGCCGAACACGGCATAGACGATATTTTTATCGCCTACCCGGTTGTTACGCCCGCGAAGATCAAACGAATCATTGCACTGGCTCACAAGAAACGCATGATTGTTGGCGTGGAAAGCATTGAAGGCGCCCGGAACCTCTCTAAGGAGGCAACCGCGGCAGGAATTATTTTGCCTGTAAGACTGGAAATCGACACAGGGCTTGCGCGGACAGGAGCGGCTCCGGACAAGGCGGTTGATCTGGCGCAGCAAATTGCGGCGCTTCCCGGGCTCGATTTAAGCGGTATTTTTACCTTTAAGGGGGCCGTATTCAAAGGCGCAGGCACGCTTGATCTGGCAGCAGCGGGTCTGGAGGAGGGTACCATTATGGTGGAAATGGCCGAGAAGCTGCGTGCCGCAGGTATCCCGATCCGTGACGTAAGCGTTGGTTCGACGCCTACGGCTCCATATGCGGCTGCGGTTGAAGGCGTAACGGAGATCCGGCCGGGAACGTATATCTTTTATGACCGGATGCTCGCCGTAATGGGGGCATGTTCCGAAGAAGATTGGGCGGCCAAGGTTTTGGTGACCGTTGTAAGCGTTCCCGCTGCAGACAGGCTTGTGGTAGACGGGGGCAGCAAAACCTTCGCAACCGATGTCCAGCCCGGCCAGCATCCGCTCCATTTAAAGGGCTTCGGGGAAATTATCGGCCATCCGGACGCCGTATTCGAGAAAATGAATGAAGAGCACGGGATGATCCGCACCAGCGGTCCGCATGGACTGCATGTCGGAGATGTCCTCGAAATTGTGCCGAATCATATTTGCCCTACGGTCAATCTGCATAATGAGGTTTACGTGTCGACGGCAGGCGTCATTCGGGCCGTGCCTGTTCCGGCTAGAGGGAAGCTGGCCTAG
- the guaA gene encoding glutamine-hydrolyzing GMP synthase: MNKPNEIIVVLDFGGQYNQLIARRIRDLGVYSELMPFNTPIEKIRELSPKGIVFSGGPMSVYSEDAPHVDPAIYDLGVPIFGICYGMQLMAHQLNGKVERAAKREYGKADLEFASGTTLIKGLDSKQTVWMSHGDHVVELPEGFKLEAGTESAPIAAMSNLDKQLYAVQFHPEVRHSVHGNEMIRNFLYEVCHCEGNWSMETFIEDAVRDIREQVGDRKVLCALSGGVDSSVVAMLVHKAIGDQLTCMFIDHGLLRKGEAEGVMETFVGKFDMKVIKIDARERFLGKLAGVDDPEQKRKIIGNEFIYVFDEESAKLGEFDFLAQGTLYTDIVESGTATAQTIKSHHNVGGLPEDMKFELVEPLKTLFKDEVRKVGLECGLPEAIVWRQPFPGPGLAIRVLGEVTEDKLTIVRDSDYILREEIAKAGLDREIWQYFTALPNMKSVGVMGDARTYSYTVGIRAVTSIDGMTADWARIPWDVLEKISVRIVNEVENVNRVVYDITSKPPATIEWE; encoded by the coding sequence ATGAACAAGCCAAATGAAATCATCGTTGTCCTGGACTTCGGAGGACAATACAATCAACTTATTGCAAGACGCATTCGCGATTTGGGCGTATACAGCGAACTGATGCCTTTTAATACACCGATCGAAAAAATCCGCGAGCTTTCCCCGAAAGGGATCGTATTTTCCGGCGGACCGATGAGCGTATACTCGGAAGACGCACCCCATGTGGATCCGGCGATTTATGACCTGGGCGTACCGATCTTCGGCATTTGCTACGGAATGCAGTTGATGGCTCATCAGTTGAACGGCAAAGTGGAACGTGCGGCGAAAAGAGAATACGGCAAAGCGGACCTGGAGTTTGCTTCCGGTACGACTTTGATTAAAGGACTGGACTCCAAACAAACCGTCTGGATGAGCCACGGGGATCATGTCGTCGAGCTGCCTGAAGGCTTCAAGCTGGAAGCGGGCACGGAATCGGCGCCGATTGCGGCGATGAGCAACCTGGACAAGCAGCTTTACGCTGTGCAATTCCATCCGGAGGTACGCCACTCCGTGCACGGGAATGAAATGATCCGCAACTTCCTGTATGAAGTCTGCCATTGCGAAGGCAACTGGAGCATGGAAACATTCATTGAAGATGCCGTGCGTGATATCCGCGAACAGGTCGGCGACCGCAAAGTGTTGTGCGCACTCAGCGGCGGCGTGGATTCTTCGGTTGTAGCCATGCTGGTTCACAAAGCCATCGGCGATCAGCTGACATGCATGTTTATCGATCATGGCCTGCTGCGCAAGGGCGAAGCAGAGGGCGTCATGGAAACCTTCGTTGGCAAATTCGATATGAAGGTCATCAAAATCGATGCACGCGAGCGTTTCCTCGGCAAATTGGCCGGCGTGGACGATCCTGAGCAAAAACGCAAAATCATCGGCAACGAGTTTATTTATGTATTCGATGAGGAGTCTGCTAAACTCGGCGAATTTGATTTTCTGGCCCAAGGCACGCTGTATACGGATATCGTAGAAAGCGGAACGGCTACGGCCCAAACGATAAAATCCCATCACAATGTCGGCGGACTGCCTGAAGACATGAAATTCGAGCTGGTTGAACCTCTGAAAACATTGTTTAAGGACGAAGTGCGCAAAGTCGGGCTGGAATGCGGGCTTCCGGAAGCAATCGTATGGCGTCAGCCATTCCCGGGTCCGGGTCTTGCTATCCGTGTTCTTGGAGAAGTCACAGAAGACAAGCTTACGATCGTACGCGATTCGGATTATATCCTGCGCGAAGAGATTGCCAAAGCGGGACTTGACCGCGAAATTTGGCAGTACTTCACCGCCCTTCCTAACATGAAGAGTGTCGGCGTCATGGGTGACGCCCGTACGTATTCCTACACGGTAGGCATCCGCGCCGTAACTTCCATCGACGGCATGACCGCCGACTGGGCGCGTATTCCATGGGATGTGCTCGAGAAGATTTCGGTACGGATCGTCAACGAGGTTGAAAATGTCAACCGCGTCGTGTACGATATCACTTCCAAGCCGCCTGCAACGATTGAATGGGAATAG
- a CDS encoding transglutaminaseTgpA domain-containing protein, whose protein sequence is MEKGKDPFWYRGLVSLLIMGLFMEWLHPLRSLNIMSFGEEWFPAMYLFTGMLLLLGLFGLKWTIYMPLYGLCTLAVWAYMVRGSEETAGFMSSLTLLLRDAGMILSNGQFSMISQESRMLVLMIGWALLVYSVQSLALLRSSVLLFAMATLIYLFCLETLLDISVYGDIVRTGALILMLQGMIHLSRLRESGKIDHVFRQAYSRWSFLLTAAVLLLAAVSWLGVTLAKPGPAARISLQQTAERLAEWVKAEYGKEAVAVTGYNLSGEEEEMGLPLRQSNRVYFTAQTPVATYWRGETFSEYNGRKWSETEDDVKTGYAPGIIANPSDYTTGKPQTITQRVEFAQPPRQSFPLFGGGKAAEIADLQLLPGTRALPASIEYNVDARTVKVILDKGQPQVEGYTLKVEIPGKDPQGLHKETGADPMPVRKRYLQLPEKLPQRVKDLAAELVKGASSRYEQVEAVNNYLRQHGSYTLDTRVPPEGQDFVDDFLFVTHEGYCNHYSTAMAVLLRSQGIPTRYVKGFTQGKQDSVHPDLYSVSEGDAHSWVEVYFPESGWVPFDPTPGFAIFGGTDRPASAFYHLSAAGSDALSKMTEYTAAGWLRTVDFIWRKKVLMIEIAVIAAILGIAAVILKPWLGRVPLWLRLHTTRRRFPGREELMREALGVWHALARRFGAPQAGCTAREYIGNLPVEQEELRALLYDFTADWEMIAYDEGPMNRSRCIAFLRRCLRISKKVA, encoded by the coding sequence ATGGAAAAGGGAAAAGATCCGTTTTGGTACAGAGGATTGGTTTCACTGCTTATAATGGGGCTTTTTATGGAGTGGCTTCATCCCCTGCGGTCTTTGAATATCATGTCCTTTGGAGAGGAATGGTTTCCGGCGATGTATTTATTCACCGGCATGCTTCTTCTGCTTGGTCTGTTCGGCTTGAAATGGACGATTTATATGCCTTTATACGGATTGTGCACTTTGGCTGTCTGGGCTTACATGGTCAGGGGGAGCGAAGAGACGGCCGGCTTCATGTCATCCCTTACCCTTTTGCTGCGGGATGCGGGAATGATTCTTTCCAACGGGCAGTTTTCCATGATCAGCCAGGAGTCGCGCATGCTGGTGCTTATGATCGGCTGGGCTTTGCTTGTCTATTCGGTTCAATCATTGGCGCTGCTTCGCAGCAGTGTCCTGCTTTTTGCGATGGCCACGCTGATCTATTTATTCTGTCTGGAGACGCTGCTGGATATTTCCGTATATGGGGATATCGTCCGTACCGGCGCTTTGATCTTAATGCTGCAAGGCATGATTCATCTCTCACGTCTGCGGGAAAGCGGGAAAATCGACCACGTCTTCAGGCAGGCATACAGCCGCTGGAGCTTCTTATTAACGGCAGCGGTGCTGCTGCTTGCCGCGGTAAGTTGGCTTGGCGTAACCCTGGCGAAGCCGGGGCCTGCGGCCCGGATTTCCCTTCAGCAAACGGCGGAACGCCTTGCGGAGTGGGTAAAAGCTGAGTACGGCAAAGAGGCGGTAGCGGTGACGGGATATAATTTATCCGGCGAAGAAGAGGAGATGGGGTTGCCCCTTCGTCAAAGCAACCGCGTTTACTTCACGGCGCAAACTCCGGTCGCTACGTATTGGCGCGGGGAAACCTTTAGCGAATATAACGGCAGAAAATGGTCCGAAACTGAAGATGACGTGAAGACGGGTTATGCGCCAGGCATCATTGCGAATCCATCGGACTACACGACCGGGAAGCCTCAAACCATAACGCAGCGTGTCGAATTCGCGCAGCCCCCGCGGCAAAGCTTTCCGTTATTTGGCGGGGGGAAGGCTGCGGAAATTGCAGACCTGCAGCTGTTGCCGGGCACGCGCGCCTTGCCTGCTTCGATTGAATACAACGTAGATGCCAGGACGGTAAAGGTCATATTGGACAAAGGCCAGCCCCAAGTTGAAGGCTATACCTTGAAAGTTGAAATTCCCGGCAAGGACCCGCAGGGTCTCCATAAAGAGACCGGGGCGGATCCCATGCCTGTCCGGAAACGATATTTGCAGCTGCCGGAGAAACTTCCGCAGCGGGTCAAGGATCTGGCCGCCGAACTTGTCAAAGGGGCTTCGAGCCGCTATGAACAGGTGGAGGCGGTGAATAATTATTTGCGGCAGCATGGATCTTATACGCTGGATACAAGGGTGCCGCCTGAGGGACAGGATTTTGTCGATGATTTCCTGTTTGTGACCCATGAGGGATATTGCAATCATTACTCCACGGCTATGGCGGTACTGCTTCGCAGTCAGGGCATTCCAACCCGATATGTAAAAGGATTTACGCAAGGCAAGCAGGATTCGGTTCATCCCGATCTTTATTCGGTTAGCGAAGGCGATGCGCATTCCTGGGTCGAGGTTTATTTTCCGGAATCAGGCTGGGTTCCGTTCGACCCTACGCCTGGATTTGCAATATTCGGCGGCACGGACCGGCCGGCTTCCGCGTTTTATCACCTCTCTGCCGCCGGGAGCGATGCCTTGTCGAAGATGACTGAATATACCGCTGCCGGATGGCTGCGGACGGTTGATTTCATTTGGCGCAAGAAGGTTTTAATGATAGAGATTGCAGTTATAGCTGCGATCCTGGGGATAGCCGCCGTAATATTGAAGCCATGGCTGGGGAGAGTTCCTTTGTGGCTGCGGCTTCATACAACAAGGCGACGCTTTCCCGGCAGGGAAGAGCTAATGAGGGAGGCGCTTGGCGTATGGCACGCACTTGCGCGCCGTTTCGGCGCCCCTCAGGCGGGCTGTACCGCAAGGGAGTATATTGGCAACCTTCCGGTTGAACAGGAAGAATTACGCGCATTGTTGTACGATTTTACCGCCGATTGGGAAATGATAGCTTATGATGAAGGTCCGATGAATCGGAGCCGATGCATAGCATTTTTGCGCCGCTGCCTGCGGATCTCCAAAAAAGTGGCATGA
- a CDS encoding RidA family protein: MAKIEKILEEKGIVLEKVPVPVAEYVPAKTVGNLVYTSGNDCRVNGKLKYTGKVGSDLTVEQGYDAARQVMINLISVLKEHLGDLDRVKQVVKMLAFVNSADGFVEQPYVINGASELLVEIFGEKGKHARSAISANELPFDTPVEIELIVEIE; encoded by the coding sequence ATGGCAAAAATCGAAAAAATTCTCGAAGAAAAAGGAATCGTGCTTGAAAAGGTGCCTGTCCCGGTGGCGGAGTATGTTCCGGCCAAAACCGTAGGCAATCTCGTATACACCTCTGGAAATGACTGCCGCGTGAACGGCAAGCTGAAATATACCGGTAAAGTAGGCAGCGATCTTACGGTTGAACAAGGTTACGACGCTGCCCGCCAGGTGATGATTAACCTGATTTCGGTGCTCAAGGAGCATTTGGGAGATCTGGACCGTGTAAAACAAGTCGTTAAAATGCTGGCATTCGTCAATTCCGCTGATGGGTTCGTTGAACAGCCTTATGTCATTAATGGGGCTTCCGAGCTGTTAGTAGAGATTTTTGGCGAAAAAGGCAAACATGCCCGCTCGGCGATATCGGCAAACGAGCTGCCTTTCGATACGCCAGTGGAGATTGAATTGATTGTAGAGATTGAGTAG
- a CDS encoding acyl-[acyl-carrier-protein] thioesterase → MDNKWRETYLIHSNDIDYKSEARLSVLLALMQRTADAHLEHIGASRDQMIEAGMGWMLITMDLRFERTPQALENITIDTWNMGPKGALWQRDFRITDQTGGVVAEACSIWALVDINKRKVLRPSAFPFEVPITAEDSAGETPQKVKIPEDVTMHKAYNSVVRYSGIDANGHLNNSRYADLCMDSLSKEEIGKLRIQSFKITYQHEALAGDEIEIYRSEIVDGMIYFKGQASDGNHYFEAQLDIVKYNEFLKAAQLRAAYKI, encoded by the coding sequence ATGGACAACAAGTGGAGAGAAACCTACCTGATTCATTCCAACGATATCGATTATAAATCCGAGGCACGTTTATCTGTGCTGCTGGCATTGATGCAGCGTACAGCGGATGCGCATTTGGAGCATATCGGCGCCTCGAGAGACCAGATGATTGAAGCTGGCATGGGCTGGATGCTGATTACGATGGATCTGCGTTTTGAGCGGACACCTCAAGCGCTGGAGAATATTACGATTGATACATGGAATATGGGGCCGAAAGGAGCGCTATGGCAGCGTGATTTCCGCATAACGGATCAAACGGGAGGCGTTGTGGCCGAAGCATGCAGTATCTGGGCGCTTGTGGATATCAATAAGCGTAAAGTTCTTAGACCGTCGGCATTTCCTTTTGAAGTGCCAATCACAGCCGAGGATTCAGCAGGAGAGACGCCGCAGAAAGTAAAAATTCCCGAAGACGTAACCATGCATAAGGCTTATAACTCCGTTGTCCGATACAGCGGTATTGATGCGAACGGGCATTTGAACAATTCCCGGTACGCAGATTTATGCATGGATTCCCTTAGCAAAGAGGAGATAGGCAAACTTCGAATCCAATCCTTTAAAATCACCTATCAGCATGAAGCATTGGCTGGAGATGAAATTGAGATCTATCGTTCGGAGATCGTTGACGGCATGATTTATTTTAAAGGACAAGCTTCAGATGGAAACCACTATTTTGAGGCGCAGCTGGACATTGTCAAATATAACGAATTTCTCAAAGCCGCTCAATTAAGGGCGGCATACAAAATATAA
- a CDS encoding DUF3626 domain-containing protein: protein MSFPQMIDRILADEGLNAIDVGALIDNIRRFARVTINFHPDRLLATGRSVAEGLLQDGVYRGQFETAISNGSRTAFAGGDRDRWEEHLFGRAYQAAGVTNEEWPKYGGLNLMNYGDGASPRFGSCHLVLRPHVTERCTFTFGDSFMEPEQKGTIDVFSPVLAPLFEAAAGTQEVLGSERIGVPLLVELLQKLSFRSTGFTPAALGRSLDDYIEAQVHVVLDLANDAEALIADPSFRNTPTGKLLKEICDKYGLRLGWHAGYQLKVESVPGDFRGPAMQPLAMRIDQRFGNEKGQIDAAVLGLAAASLHNHPEKWEDWGSYEESLQHIKQLWHVLVQFGSPIHCVM from the coding sequence GTGTCTTTCCCGCAGATGATTGACCGGATTCTGGCTGACGAAGGCCTTAATGCTATTGATGTTGGCGCACTCATTGATAACATTCGCCGTTTTGCACGGGTTACAATCAATTTTCATCCTGATCGTTTGCTCGCTACCGGTCGGTCGGTAGCTGAAGGACTGCTTCAGGACGGGGTGTACCGAGGACAGTTTGAGACCGCGATCTCCAACGGGAGCCGAACGGCATTTGCCGGTGGTGATCGTGACCGGTGGGAAGAGCATTTATTTGGAAGAGCATACCAGGCTGCCGGAGTAACCAACGAAGAATGGCCTAAGTATGGAGGGCTTAATCTGATGAATTATGGGGATGGTGCGTCCCCCCGTTTTGGGTCGTGCCATTTGGTCCTTCGTCCGCACGTGACGGAGCGTTGCACTTTTACGTTTGGGGATAGCTTTATGGAGCCTGAGCAAAAAGGAACGATTGATGTTTTTTCTCCAGTTTTGGCTCCCTTATTCGAGGCTGCTGCCGGCACCCAGGAAGTGCTCGGTTCCGAACGCATCGGTGTACCGCTGCTGGTGGAGCTGCTTCAAAAGCTGAGCTTTAGATCCACGGGGTTTACACCGGCAGCCTTGGGACGATCGCTTGATGATTACATCGAAGCCCAGGTTCATGTTGTGTTGGATTTGGCAAACGATGCGGAAGCCTTGATTGCGGATCCTTCTTTCCGAAATACGCCAACGGGCAAACTCTTGAAGGAAATCTGCGATAAATATGGTCTGCGGCTTGGCTGGCATGCAGGGTACCAGCTGAAGGTCGAATCGGTGCCGGGTGATTTTCGTGGTCCTGCGATGCAGCCGCTTGCGATGAGGATCGACCAAAGGTTTGGTAACGAAAAGGGACAAATTGACGCGGCGGTTTTGGGTTTGGCTGCGGCATCGCTGCACAATCATCCCGAGAAGTGGGAGGACTGGGGATCTTATGAAGAAAGTTTGCAGCACATTAAACAGTTATGGCATGTTCTCGTTCAATTTGGCTCTCCTATTCATTGTGTTATGTAA
- a CDS encoding NCS2 family permease, producing the protein MERFFKLKEHGTNVRTEIIAGLTTFMAMAYILFVNGLFLGENGAGIPNEGVFFATAVGAGLVTIVMGLFVNIPIALAPGMGLNAYFMTVVLSSNGAITWQAALGAVFISGIIFIILTVTKVRQMLMSAVPRNLQSAITVGIGLFIAVVGFKLSNLISISVNPGTDVSKPVGGASFNLMLSDFFTHKDALLTLIGILFIAVLMVLRVKGALLIGIVVTTLIGIPMGVTNLSGLSQANWIPSFTNLAVGQLDLKGALHIGLFEIVFIFTFVELFDTFGTLVGTATRAGLMKNKEQGEKTIGKAMLVDAVGVSAGAVLGTSTVTAFVESTAGVEAGGRTGLTAVTTGVMFLLSLFIAPLALVVPSAATAPALIVVGVLMMSQVRNIEWDDFFEAFPAFLTIVLMPFTGGIANGISAGILSYVILGVFAKFFTKRDIKIHWLMWVLAAIVIFRYVFLGSE; encoded by the coding sequence ATGGAGCGTTTCTTTAAGTTAAAGGAACACGGAACGAATGTGAGAACCGAGATCATTGCCGGTCTTACCACTTTTATGGCCATGGCGTACATTCTTTTCGTCAACGGGCTGTTTTTGGGTGAAAACGGCGCCGGCATCCCGAATGAGGGCGTGTTCTTCGCGACGGCAGTAGGCGCGGGCCTGGTTACGATCGTGATGGGATTATTCGTTAACATTCCGATTGCTTTGGCACCGGGGATGGGTCTCAACGCTTACTTTATGACGGTAGTGCTCAGCTCGAACGGTGCGATTACTTGGCAGGCAGCGCTTGGTGCCGTATTTATTTCGGGTATCATTTTCATCATTCTGACCGTGACCAAAGTTCGTCAAATGCTGATGTCAGCTGTTCCGCGAAACCTGCAAAGCGCCATTACGGTTGGTATCGGTTTGTTTATCGCCGTTGTCGGCTTCAAACTTAGCAATCTGATCTCCATTTCGGTCAATCCAGGTACGGATGTAAGCAAGCCGGTTGGCGGCGCAAGCTTCAACCTGATGCTTAGCGATTTCTTTACGCATAAAGATGCGCTTCTTACTTTGATTGGTATTTTGTTTATTGCTGTTCTGATGGTGCTGCGCGTGAAAGGCGCGCTTTTGATCGGCATCGTCGTTACAACCCTGATTGGCATTCCGATGGGCGTAACGAATCTCAGCGGTTTGTCTCAAGCCAATTGGATTCCTTCCTTCACCAACCTGGCCGTTGGTCAGCTGGATCTGAAGGGCGCGCTTCATATCGGTTTGTTCGAAATCGTATTTATCTTTACATTCGTTGAATTGTTCGACACTTTCGGTACATTGGTAGGTACGGCAACGCGTGCCGGCTTGATGAAAAATAAAGAGCAAGGCGAAAAAACGATCGGTAAAGCCATGCTGGTCGACGCGGTCGGCGTCAGCGCAGGCGCTGTTCTTGGTACAAGCACGGTTACGGCGTTCGTGGAAAGTACCGCTGGCGTTGAAGCTGGCGGACGTACGGGTCTGACAGCTGTTACGACAGGCGTCATGTTCCTCTTGTCCTTGTTCATTGCTCCGCTGGCTTTGGTTGTTCCGTCGGCGGCAACGGCTCCGGCACTGATTGTTGTGGGCGTGCTGATGATGAGCCAAGTCCGCAATATTGAATGGGATGATTTCTTTGAAGCATTCCCGGCGTTCCTGACAATCGTTCTGATGCCATTTACGGGCGGTATCGCTAACGGTATCTCGGCGGGTATTCTGTCTTATGTTATTTTGGGCGTCTTCGCCAAATTCTTTACCAAACGCGATATCAAAATCCACTGGCTCATGTGGGTGCTAGCGGCAATCGTTATCTTCCGTTATGTATTCCTTGGATCGGAGTAA